The following is a genomic window from Chitinophaga caseinilytica.
GCGCCTCGGCGGCCTCCTCAACACCAATATCCCCGTAAAAAGCTATAACCAGGAAGCGAGCATCCTCGTGCGCCAGCAATACGACTGGGGCCATGGCGATACGGTACATGTGAACGATACCACCGAATATTACAAATTCGACCCCGTTTTCCGCGTAGAGCACACCCTCACCTACACCGAAAACACTTACCGCTACCAGGACGCCGAACCGGATTCCCTGTACTACCGCACCTTTTACAACCTGAACATCCCCCTGAACAATCCCGATACGATCCGGACGCGGCACCGCTGGCGGATCTTCAGCAACGATATTTCGCTCATGCAGTTCCCCATGCGCGGGAACCAGGCGCACTTCATCCGCGTAGGCGCGGCTTTCGAAATGATCAAAGGGCAGTTCGACACCTCCCTGGCCGTCCGCTCGTTCAACGAAGTCTCCTTCACCAACCTCCGCCTCCATGGCGAATACCGTAACAAAACGCGGAATCAGAAATGGGACATCCAGGCCAAGGGAGACCTGTACCCCATCGGCGAGAACGCGGGCGACTATGCCGTTTCCGGCCGCCTCAGCAGCCATCTCAACGAAACACTGGGCCGCATCAGCCTCATGGCCTCCAACGTCAACCGCGAGCCCTCTTACGTTTACCGCTATTTCGGCACCCGCAACAAACAAATCTGGACGAACAACGATCTCAACAAGGAAAACATCACCCAGATCCAGGTGCGGGCCGATAACAAGAAACTCAAATACAGCCTCACCGCCAATTATTTCCTCTACACCAACTACACCTATTTCAAAAGCTTTACGGAAAGCGCGCAGAGCAGCGGTTTGTTCAACCTCCTCCAGCTCGTGGCGTACAAAAGGTTCGATGTAGGCGGATTTACCTTTGACGGAGACGCGGCCTTCCAGCAGATCGCAGGAACGGCGCCCGTGCAGTTGCCCACCGTTTGGGCCCGCCTGCGCGTTGCCTACACGGCCAAGCTCTTCAAAAACCTGAACCTTTACACCGGTCTCGAAGGGAAATATAACACGCCGTATTATGCGGACGATTATTCTCCCATGCTCAGCCAGTTCTTCTACCAGGACGTACTGCAGATCAACAACAAACCCGAAGTGGCGGCTTTCGTACATT
Proteins encoded in this region:
- a CDS encoding putative porin, with the translated sequence MAPGFDAGFHSYDVYGFNHQNAKFYNTNRPFSELWYLIGAKQEQMINLQHTQNRGEKFNFSFQYRKINSPGFFQNQATNHDNYNVTANYNSQDKRYHLYFSYYLNKINGGENGGLQNNADLKDPEYSDPRLIPVRLGGNNPRLGGLLNTNIPVKSYNQEASILVRQQYDWGHGDTVHVNDTTEYYKFDPVFRVEHTLTYTENTYRYQDAEPDSLYYRTFYNLNIPLNNPDTIRTRHRWRIFSNDISLMQFPMRGNQAHFIRVGAAFEMIKGQFDTSLAVRSFNEVSFTNLRLHGEYRNKTRNQKWDIQAKGDLYPIGENAGDYAVSGRLSSHLNETLGRISLMASNVNREPSYVYRYFGTRNKQIWTNNDLNKENITQIQVRADNKKLKYSLTANYFLYTNYTYFKSFTESAQSSGLFNLLQLVAYKRFDVGGFTFDGDAAFQQIAGTAPVQLPTVWARLRVAYTAKLFKNLNLYTGLEGKYNTPYYADDYSPMLSQFFYQDVLQINNKPEVAAFVHFRIKSLSAYVRGENLNSLVWDNNFVSPLYPANNFGIRVGLRWWFVN